Sequence from the Rhodococcus jostii RHA1 genome:
GATCGACCTCGCGGGCGCGGAAGCGTTGCTGCTCATGCGTCCCGGTCGTGAGTTCGCTCTCAAGCGCGCTCTGGCGCCGCTGCTGGACGACTACGACACGATCATCATCGACTGCCCGCCGTCGCTCGGTGTGCTCACGCTCAACGGGCTCACGGCGGCGCAGTCGGTACTGGTGCCGCTGCAGTGCGAGACGCTCGCCCACCGGGGTGTGGGGCAGTTGCTGAGGACGGTCACCGAGGTGCAGCAGATCACCAACCCCGACCTGGTGCTGCTCGGAGCGCTGCCGACGCTGTACGACGCCCGCACGACGCACAGCAGAGACGTACTCTCCGACGTGTCCGACCGCTACAACCTGCCGGTCCTCGCTCCGCCGATTCCGCGGACGGTGCGATTCGCGGAGGCGACGGCGTCGGGTGCCACGGTGCTGGCGGGGCGGAAGAACAAGGGTGCCCAGGCATACCGGGACCTGGCCGAGAACCTCGCCAAGCACTGGGCGGGATCCGAGCTGGCTACATTTTCGCCTGGAAGTGCCGAGTAAGTTCTTCCGGCGTCGGATTCCACGCGGCGGGCCAATCCTGTTGGCGTAACTGGGCGTCCGTGCCCCCGTCGGCGAAGACGACGCTGCCGCAGAACAGTGTCGACCCCGGTCCGAGCAGGAACTCGACGAGCGTGGCGATCTCGTCCGGGCGTCCGCGCCTGCCCAGCGGGACCGGATAGAAGTCCAGCGCCTTCGCCAGTTCGGGGTCGAGGTCGTCCCCGCTGGTCATCGGTGTGTCGATCATGCCCGGCGCGATCGCGTTCAGTCGTATGCCGCTGCCGATCCACTCGGGCCGTACCGCTTCACGCCGAATCCACCAGGCCAGTGCGAGCTTGGACGCCGGGTATGCCGGGATGGCGGTCACCTGGTCGCCGATGCGCACTGCCTCCGCCTCGTCACCGTCGAGGCACGCGGTCACCAGATTCTCGGGAATCCCCGGCTGCGTGGTGGTGCTGCTCGACGAGATCACCACCACCGAGGCGCCGCCCGCGCGCTCGAGGGCGGGCTTCAGTGCGGTCACGAGTTCCACGGCCCCGAAATAGTTGACCGCGACGAGTGTGCCGCCCGGGACGTGCGACAGCGACCCGAGTCCGGCGCAGCAGACGAGACCGTCCACGACGCCGCCGCTCGCCTCGGTCACGGCGTCGGCCGCCGCGGTTCGTCCGCCGGGGGTCGACAGGTCGGCGGTCACGTCGGTGTGTGCGAGGTCGACTCCGATGACGGTATGACCGCCGGACTCGAGTGTGCGGCGGCTCGCCGCCCCGATGCCCGAGGCGGCGCCGGTGATCACGTAGGTTGCCATGCCGTGAATTAGAACACGTTGCAGATCGCGGTGATGCGGACTTCGGCCTCCGATTCGCATGTGCCGGAATCCGCGTCGGCATAGTGGGCGCGCAGTCCCGTGACGCCGGGCGCCCGGTCCTCGTGCAGCACGAACCGGGCGTCGTAGTCGCCGCCGTTCTGGGAGCGGAAAGGCAACGGCGCGTCGGTGAACAGGCCGGACAGGCGATCGATCAGCCGGGCCGCGACACCGGGGTAGTGCTCGGCGGGCAACCGGTCCGCGCTGTCGATCAGGACCGGTGGCAATACGGACATCCCCGTGTACCAGAAGATTCCGTGGTGGATCGGGAACAGGACCTCGTCCATCTGGCCGTTGATCCCGCGTGGGCCTGCGCTGTCGGCGCTGCCGCCGAAACTGACGACCGTCATCGCCCGCTTGCCGGCCAGGGTTCCGTCGCCGTACCGCCGGGTGGAGCCGTCCTCGCGGCGCAGTCCGTAGCCGTAACCCTCGACGAAGACCCGGTCGAACCAGCCCTTGAGGATCGCGGGCATGCCGTACCACCACAACGGGAACTGCACGACCACCGCGTCGGCCCACGCGAGTTTGCGTTGCTCGGCGCGGATGTCGGGGGCCAGGGTGCCCTCGGTCAGGGCCTGACCCGACCGCGCGCCGACGAGGAGGCGGCGGTGGGGGTTGTGTCCGAAATCGTCTGCTGTCACCACCGGGTTCCATCGCATCGCGTACAGGTCCGATGTCCGGATGTCGTGGCCGGCCCCGCGCAGTGCCGCGAGGGCGTCGCTGCGGAGTGCTGCGTTCAGGGACTTCGGTTCGGGATGTGCCGATACCCACAGGATCTTCATGGTTCGCCTTCCGCTCGGTCGTCCTGACCTCTCCGATCATGGACGCGTTGCGGTGGCCGCGACAGTGGCCGGTGGGACGATATGTGAAACAATCGGGCCATGTCCGATTCGAGAGGCAAGCGGACGCTGCGTCGTCATCGCGTGGTCGTGTTCGTGCGCGACGGTCTGCTCCCGATCGAGTTCGGAATCGTCCACCGACTGTTCGGTGAGGCGCGATCGCGGGAGGGTGAACCGCTGTACGAGGTCCTCACGTGCACCCTCACACCCGGCGCCGTCCGGACCGACACCGACGTGACGATCACGGTCGAGCACGGCCCGGCACTGCTCGGCACAGCCGACACCGTCGTGATCCCGGCGTCCGATCAGGACTACGACCCGCCGGAGGACGGGCGCCTGCCCCGTCACCTCGCGGACGCCCTCGCGCACATTCGCCCGGGCACTCGGGTCGCATCGATCTGCACGGGTTCGTTCGTTCTCGCCGCGGCAGGCCTTCTCGAGGACCGGCGTGCCACGACGCACTGGAAGTCGGCGGACGCGTTCCGGCGGCTGTACCCGGACGTGCACCTGGACCCCGGCGTGCTCTACACGCACGACGGAGCCGTGCTCACCGCCGCCGGCGTCGCGTCCGGAATCGACCTGTGCCTGTACATGATTCGTCTCGACCACGGTGCGTCGGTGGCCAACGAGGTGGCGCGGGGGACGGTCGTGCCGCCTCATCGCAGCGGTGGTCAGGCGCAGTTCATCTCCGAACCCGTCCCGGACGCCGACGGTGTGTCCACGGCGCGAGCGCGAGCCCGGGCGCTGTCGCATCTCGATCAACCGCTGTCGCTGCGGGAGCTGGCCGCGTGGGAGTCGATGAGCGTGCGCACGTTCACCCGGCGATTCCGGGCCGAGACGGGGATGTCGCCGACGCAGTGGATTCTCGAACAGCGGATCATCCGCGCCCGCGAACTGCTCGAGAACACCGACCTGCCGGTGGACGACGTGGCGGCGGCCGCGGGATTCGGCACCGCGACGTCTCTGCGACAACACCTCTCGCGCACGGTCGGCGTCTCACCGTCCGCGTACCGCGCCACTTTCCGTTGACGGCATGCTCATTCGTCCAAGTGCGGGGGAGAGCACGGCGCTAACGTCGGGGCCATGACAGTCTCGGATACGCCTCGAAGCAACACCCTGACGATGCGGGCTCAGCCGCTCCTCGCCGTCGACGACGTCGAACGCGCAGGCGAGTGGTACCGGAAGGTCCTGGACGCGCGCCGCGGCCACGGCGGACGGGACTACGAGCAACTCCTCGTCGACGGGCACATGATCCTGCAACTGCACCGGCTCGACGATGGCCACCACCACGGCCCCCTCGGCGATCCTTCGCTCCCGCGGGGAAACGGGGTGGCGATCTGGTTCGAGACCCCCGACTTCGACGGCACCGTCGCGCGGGTGCGTGAGGCGGGTGCCGACGTGGTCACGGACGTGCACGTCAATCCCAATGCAGGACATCGCGAGATCTGGATCCGCGACCTCGACGGCTATCTCGTGGTATTCGCCGAACCTGCGTGAGGGGCGACCTCAGCGCAGCGCCACGACAGCATCGCCGCGCTGTTCGAGGACGACGTCGCCGGCCACCGTCGTGAGGATCGGCCCCGCCGCGGCATCACGCGTCACCGGAATCGTGCGAAGCAACGCGCCGGTCGACAGGTCGAGCACGGCGATGCCGGATTCCACCGGAACCAGCAGGTTTCCGGCCATCACCGCTCCCGGGCCGAGAGCGCCGGGGAAAATCCAGTGCGGTGCGAGATCGGAGGCGCCGAGCGACACCACGTCCGAACCGGTCCACCAGGTGACCACCGAACTGCTCGTCGACGTGACGGGATTCGGGCCGACCCCGAGGGTGAGCGCGTATTCGGACACGGCGTTGCCGGTGCCGTCGAACAGGCCGATCCGCGGTCCGTGCGACGGGCCCGCGGGTAGGTAGACGGCCGTGGTCTCGCCGGACACCCCGAGGATGCGGGCGCCCTCGACGCCGGCATCCACCCCCGCCAAGACGCTCGACCCGTACTCCTCGGGTTCCTGATTGTCCTTCGGCGACGGGTTCATGACCGTCAGACGATCGGCCACCTCGCCGGGGCAGCGCTCCAGAACAGACAGTCTGCTGCTGCTCGAACCGACGTCGATCAGCGTGCATCCGCTACGCGGCTGCTTCCTGGGATTCACGGGCGCGTCCACCCGGCCGTACTCGACGGTGCGGACGAGGTCGGAGCGCCACAATTCCAGCCGGCGGTCGCCGAGGGACGCCACATACGTACCGTCGGCCTTCAGCGTCACATCGGAATCGGCGTCGCTGCTCCGCTGCGCCAGGCGCTCGCCGGTGCCGCCGTCGAGTTCGGTGACCTGGGAGCAGCCGCGGTCGTCACGGTAGACGGCCACGACCTTCCCCCACGACGCCGTCACACCGCACAGGTCGAGATCACGCTCGTACCGCCACAGTTCGGTACCCGACATCCGGTCCCGTCCCACGACGTCCCCACCGTCGGCGGTGACGACCGCACCACCGACGACGAGGGGTGCGGAGGTGGCGGAACTGGCGGAGTCCCAGATCGGGCGCAGCGTCTCCGGAACCATCAGGGCGGTGACGAGCGCAGGCGGCGGCTCGGCGGCGGTGACCGAGGTGGTGCCCCGGGCATCGCTGCGGAACCACACCACGGTGAGGGCGACCACGACCGCAACGGCGATTCCGGCAGCGACGACGTGATCGGCGCGCGAGCGCCGCTCAGGTGCGAGCACGGTGGATGTTTACTCCGCGTTCGTCGCGGCGGCGCCGACCTTCGTGGTCCGGCGGCGGCGACGCCGGCGGGGCTTGGAGGCACCCTCGCCGTCGGTGTCCCCGCTCGGAGCGGCAGACTCGGGTGCCGTCGGCTCCGGCGACACGGACTTGGGGCCCACGGAGTCCGCGGGGCGGCCACCACGGGTGCGGCGGCGGGTGCGGGTGCGTGCCGGACGCTCCGTGCGCTCGGCCTTCTCGCCCTGCCCGGTATCAGTGTTCTCGCTCCGCTCGGCGCCCGTGTTCTCGCTCCGCTCGGCGCCCGTGTTCTCGCTCCGCTCGGGTGCGACCTTCTCGGCCTTCTCCACCCGGGGGCGCTTGATCGTGCCGGTCGTGCCGGCCGGGATCGACAGCTCCTCGAACAGGTGCGGGGAGCTGGAGTACGTCTCCGCCGGATCGGGGATGCCGAGGCCGAGAGCCTTGTCGATGAGCTGCCAGCGCGGGATGTCGTCCCAGTCCACCAGCGTCACCGCGATGCCGGTGCGGCCCGCCCGGCCGGTGCGGCCGATCCGGTGGACGTACGTCTTCTCGTCCTCGGGGCACTGGTAGTTGATGACGTGGGTGACATCGTCGATGTCGATACCGCGGGCCGCGACGTCCGTTGCGACCAGCACGTCGATCTTGCCCGTGCGGAACGCCTTCAGCGCCTTCTCGCGAGCGACCTGATTGAGGTCGCCGTGGACGGAGCCGACGGAGAAACCGCGCTCGGCGAGATCGTCGGCGACCTTCTGGGCGGTGCGCTTGGTGCGGGTGAAGATCATCGTCGCGCCGCGGCCCTCGGCCTGCAGCACGCGGGCCACCATCTCCGCCTTGTCCAGCGCGTGCGCCCGGTAGATGTGCTGGCTGGTCCGGTCGTGCACCGCCGAGTCGTCGGCCTGCTCGGCGCGGATGTGCGTCGGCTGGGTGAGGAACGTGCGGGCGAGCGTGATGATCGGACCCGGCATGGTCGCCGAGAACAGCATCGTCTGGCGCTTGTCCGGCACCATTCCGAGGATTCGCTCGATGTCGGGCAGGAAGCCCAGGTCGAGCATCTCGTCGGCCTCGTCGAGAACGAGGACCTCGACCTTGCCCAGGATCAGATGACCCTGGTTGGCGAGGTCGAGCAGACGGCCCGGGGTGCCCACGACGACGTCGGCGCCCTTCTGGAGCGTCGCGATCTGCGTCTCGTAGGGGCGGCCACCGTAGATGGCGAGGACCTCGAGCTTGTTCTTCTCGCCCTTCAGGTACTTCGCTGCGCCCTCGAGGTCCTTGGTGACCTGGATGCACAGCTCGCGGGTGGGGACGATGACCAGTGCGCGGGGAGTGCCGTCGAGTGCGGCCGTCCCGGTGGTGCCACTGGAGATGCGGTGGAGCAGCGGGACGCCGAAACCGAACGTCTTGCCCATGCCCGTACGGGCCTGACCGATCAGGTCGTCGCCGGCGAGGGCGAGGGGGAGCGTCAGCTCCTGGATCGCGAACGTCCGCTCGATGCCGATCTCGTCGAGAGCGCGGACGATCTCGTCACGAACTCCGAGCTCGGCGAAAGTGGGGGCGACGTGCGTGGAGTCGAGTTGCGCAGACAGCGTGGTCTCGGTTGCGTCGTCTTCATGGTCGACAGTGATCTTGCTCAGGGGACTGGCCTTCCTCGTAGCTGCACGCACGCACGAGGTAAGGGCCAGGCCGCTGGTCGGCCCGATTTCCCAGTCGACGCTCGTCGATGTCCTCTTCCGAGTCGATCCTGCCACTGCCTCAGCGCTGAAATCGGAGATTTCGGCGAGGCGCGGCTGGGACCGTCGATCAGGTGCGCGCACATTATCGGTGGGAACCGCTGATCGGATCGTGATCGATCATCACTCAAACCGCGTTCTCCGTGGAGGCGAACGTGGTGACGAGCGGTTGCCCACGATCATTGTAGCCGGAGAACGCCCCACAACCGGTTCGCATGGCAAACATCACTGGGTGACCCACTAGGCTGTGGCGCCATGGAGCCCAACACGCCTGCATCCTCTGATTCCACCATTCCCGCTGATCACCCCGGCGTCAGTGAACTCTTCGCGGTCCTCGCGTATGGCGAGATCTCCGCGTTCTACCGGCTGTCGGAGGACGCGCAGATGGCGCGGACCCTGCAGGGCAAAGTGGCGCTCGCCAGCATGGCCGCCGCCGAGATGGGCCACTTCGAGATGCTCGAGAAGGCGCTGACCGCGCGTGGGTTCGACATCTTCGAAGCGATGGATCCGTTCGTCCGCCCCCTGAACAACTACCACGCGTCCACCACACCGTCGACGTGGCTCGAGGCATTGGTGAAGGCCTACGTCGGTGACGGGATCGCCGCCGACTTCTACCGCGAGATCGGGCACTCGCTGCCCGCCGAGGTGTCGCGGACGGTCGAGGAGGTGCTCTCGCAGACCGGCCACTCGGAGTTCGTCGTCCACGAGGTACAGCAGGCGATCAAGGCCAGCAACCGCGACAAGGACCGCCTCATGCTCTGGGGCAGGCGACTGCTCGGCGAGGCCATCACCCAGGCACAGTTCGTCCTCGCGCAGCGGGAGGCGCTCACCGAACTCGTCATCTCCGCGTCCGGCGACCTCAACGGCGTCGTCGCGCTGTTCGACCGCATGCAGGAGATGCACGCCGAACGCATGGCCGTGCTGGGTCTCGTGTGACGGCACCGCCGTCGTGCCTGGTATGACGGCATGTTCGCTCAGGGCACAGCCCACAGACGCGCACCGGCGGCGGCCACTGCATTAGCCTGGCCAGGACAGCTGATGTTTCTCGGAGAGTTCGGAGGTTGACCGTGGAGGTCAAGATCGGTGTAATCGACAGCCCGCGTGAGCTCATCGTCAGCAGCGAGCAGACCCCGGACGAGGTCGAGACATTGGTCTCGGACGCCCTCACCGGTGGCGACGGGATCCTGTCTCTGGAAGACGACAAGGGACGCAAGTACCTCGTGCAGTCCAGCAAGATCGCCTACGTGGAGATCGGCCCGTCCGATATCCGCAAGGTCGGATTCGCTCCGACCAAGTGAACACACGGGAAAGGGCCCGCAGTCGACTCGACTGCGGGCCCTTTCCCATGCGCGGTGTCAGCGCTGTTCGGGATGCAGCGGCACGCGGGACAGACCGCCCCACGCGAGCGTGACCGTCGTGTCGACCGCTTCTTCCTTCGGGATCGGGCGCGACGCCTCGAGCCAGTACCGCGCGGTGAACTGGCTGGCGCCGACGAGGCCGACAGCGAGGATGCGGGCGCGGTAGGGATCGAGACCGGAGTCGTGGCTGACGAGGTCGAACACCGCGTCCACGCACGCCTCGGTGGCCTGCTCGACGCGGCTCTGCACCTGCGGCTCACCCATGAGGTCCGACTCGAACACGAGCCGGAAGCCCTGCGAGTCGTTGTCGACGAAGTCGAAGAACGCCTGCACCGCGGCGCGGACACGCTGCTTGTTGTCCGTGGTCGAGCGCAGTGCCTGCCGGACGCCGGAGATCAGGCTGTCGACATAGCTCTGCAGCACCGCCACATACAACTCGAGCTTGCCGGGGAAGTGCTGGTAGAGGACGGGCTTGCTCACACCGGCGCACTCGGCGATCTCGTCCATACCGGCAGCGTGGTATC
This genomic interval carries:
- a CDS encoding ParA family protein; this encodes MTTVLAVANQKGGVAKTTTVASLGAALVGLGQKVLVVDLDPQGCLTFSLGHNPDRLDASVHEVLTGDLTAQEAVIDTEDGVALLPATIDLAGAEALLLMRPGREFALKRALAPLLDDYDTIIIDCPPSLGVLTLNGLTAAQSVLVPLQCETLAHRGVGQLLRTVTEVQQITNPDLVLLGALPTLYDARTTHSRDVLSDVSDRYNLPVLAPPIPRTVRFAEATASGATVLAGRKNKGAQAYRDLAENLAKHWAGSELATFSPGSAE
- a CDS encoding SDR family oxidoreductase, with amino-acid sequence MATYVITGAASGIGAASRRTLESGGHTVIGVDLAHTDVTADLSTPGGRTAAADAVTEASGGVVDGLVCCAGLGSLSHVPGGTLVAVNYFGAVELVTALKPALERAGGASVVVISSSSTTTQPGIPENLVTACLDGDEAEAVRIGDQVTAIPAYPASKLALAWWIRREAVRPEWIGSGIRLNAIAPGMIDTPMTSGDDLDPELAKALDFYPVPLGRRGRPDEIATLVEFLLGPGSTLFCGSVVFADGGTDAQLRQQDWPAAWNPTPEELTRHFQAKM
- a CDS encoding NAD(P)H-dependent oxidoreductase, with protein sequence MKILWVSAHPEPKSLNAALRSDALAALRGAGHDIRTSDLYAMRWNPVVTADDFGHNPHRRLLVGARSGQALTEGTLAPDIRAEQRKLAWADAVVVQFPLWWYGMPAILKGWFDRVFVEGYGYGLRREDGSTRRYGDGTLAGKRAMTVVSFGGSADSAGPRGINGQMDEVLFPIHHGIFWYTGMSVLPPVLIDSADRLPAEHYPGVAARLIDRLSGLFTDAPLPFRSQNGGDYDARFVLHEDRAPGVTGLRAHYADADSGTCESEAEVRITAICNVF
- a CDS encoding GlxA family transcriptional regulator, which gives rise to MSDSRGKRTLRRHRVVVFVRDGLLPIEFGIVHRLFGEARSREGEPLYEVLTCTLTPGAVRTDTDVTITVEHGPALLGTADTVVIPASDQDYDPPEDGRLPRHLADALAHIRPGTRVASICTGSFVLAAAGLLEDRRATTHWKSADAFRRLYPDVHLDPGVLYTHDGAVLTAAGVASGIDLCLYMIRLDHGASVANEVARGTVVPPHRSGGQAQFISEPVPDADGVSTARARARALSHLDQPLSLRELAAWESMSVRTFTRRFRAETGMSPTQWILEQRIIRARELLENTDLPVDDVAAAAGFGTATSLRQHLSRTVGVSPSAYRATFR
- a CDS encoding VOC family protein: MTVSDTPRSNTLTMRAQPLLAVDDVERAGEWYRKVLDARRGHGGRDYEQLLVDGHMILQLHRLDDGHHHGPLGDPSLPRGNGVAIWFETPDFDGTVARVREAGADVVTDVHVNPNAGHREIWIRDLDGYLVVFAEPA
- a CDS encoding DEAD/DEAH box helicase, whose protein sequence is MRAATRKASPLSKITVDHEDDATETTLSAQLDSTHVAPTFAELGVRDEIVRALDEIGIERTFAIQELTLPLALAGDDLIGQARTGMGKTFGFGVPLLHRISSGTTGTAALDGTPRALVIVPTRELCIQVTKDLEGAAKYLKGEKNKLEVLAIYGGRPYETQIATLQKGADVVVGTPGRLLDLANQGHLILGKVEVLVLDEADEMLDLGFLPDIERILGMVPDKRQTMLFSATMPGPIITLARTFLTQPTHIRAEQADDSAVHDRTSQHIYRAHALDKAEMVARVLQAEGRGATMIFTRTKRTAQKVADDLAERGFSVGSVHGDLNQVAREKALKAFRTGKIDVLVATDVAARGIDIDDVTHVINYQCPEDEKTYVHRIGRTGRAGRTGIAVTLVDWDDIPRWQLIDKALGLGIPDPAETYSSSPHLFEELSIPAGTTGTIKRPRVEKAEKVAPERSENTGAERSENTGAERSENTDTGQGEKAERTERPARTRTRRRTRGGRPADSVGPKSVSPEPTAPESAAPSGDTDGEGASKPRRRRRRRTTKVGAAATNAE
- a CDS encoding ferritin-like fold-containing protein produces the protein MEPNTPASSDSTIPADHPGVSELFAVLAYGEISAFYRLSEDAQMARTLQGKVALASMAAAEMGHFEMLEKALTARGFDIFEAMDPFVRPLNNYHASTTPSTWLEALVKAYVGDGIAADFYREIGHSLPAEVSRTVEEVLSQTGHSEFVVHEVQQAIKASNRDKDRLMLWGRRLLGEAITQAQFVLAQREALTELVISASGDLNGVVALFDRMQEMHAERMAVLGLV
- a CDS encoding DUF3107 domain-containing protein, producing MEVKIGVIDSPRELIVSSEQTPDEVETLVSDALTGGDGILSLEDDKGRKYLVQSSKIAYVEIGPSDIRKVGFAPTK
- a CDS encoding TetR/AcrR family transcriptional regulator; translated protein: MTELADRTNSDRDATPGKGTGARRSTRLPRDARRLQLLAAASEVFVTRGYHAAGMDEIAECAGVSKPVLYQHFPGKLELYVAVLQSYVDSLISGVRQALRSTTDNKQRVRAAVQAFFDFVDNDSQGFRLVFESDLMGEPQVQSRVEQATEACVDAVFDLVSHDSGLDPYRARILAVGLVGASQFTARYWLEASRPIPKEEAVDTTVTLAWGGLSRVPLHPEQR